In Arthrobacter sp. PAMC25284, a single genomic region encodes these proteins:
- a CDS encoding glucose-6-phosphate dehydrogenase assembly protein OpcA codes for MIVDLPDTTTSKISKKIMSLREQGGVIALGRVLTLVVITRSGFEEDAIEAANEASREHPCRIIVLADAGAEAPTRLDAQIRVGGDAGASEVIVLRGSGELAGESESLVAALLLPDAPIVAWWPHDAPNNAYQSSIGRIAHRRITDSGSEAEPLAALENIRRTYKAGDTDLAWTRLTNWRIQLAAVLDQADDSPVTAVEVEGASDSPSTALLAAWLTLALDVPVTIVADPAGTGIRRVRLRRRSGDIQLLRPGQTVAELTQPGQPAQRISLPRRSLKACLAEELRRLDPDEVFGETVRSLDISKMHQEGRMMLTGSAEPERNRDRLSLIAV; via the coding sequence ATGATCGTAGATCTTCCCGATACAACCACCTCGAAGATTTCCAAGAAAATCATGTCCCTGCGCGAGCAAGGCGGCGTGATTGCCCTGGGCCGGGTGCTGACCCTGGTGGTCATCACCCGGTCCGGGTTCGAAGAGGACGCCATCGAGGCCGCGAACGAAGCCAGCCGCGAACACCCGTGCCGGATCATTGTCCTGGCCGACGCCGGGGCGGAGGCCCCGACCCGGCTCGATGCCCAGATCCGGGTCGGCGGGGACGCCGGCGCCTCCGAAGTGATCGTGCTCCGCGGCTCCGGTGAACTCGCGGGGGAAAGCGAATCCCTGGTCGCGGCCCTGCTGCTGCCGGACGCCCCGATTGTCGCCTGGTGGCCGCACGATGCCCCGAACAACGCCTACCAGTCCTCCATCGGCCGGATCGCGCACCGACGGATCACCGACTCCGGCAGCGAGGCGGAACCGCTGGCCGCGCTGGAGAACATCCGCCGCACCTACAAAGCCGGCGACACGGACCTCGCCTGGACCCGGCTGACGAACTGGCGGATCCAGCTCGCCGCCGTCCTGGACCAGGCCGACGACTCCCCCGTGACCGCCGTCGAAGTCGAAGGCGCCTCCGACTCTCCCAGCACCGCGCTCCTCGCGGCCTGGCTCACCCTGGCCCTGGACGTCCCCGTCACGATCGTCGCGGACCCCGCCGGGACCGGGATCCGCCGGGTCCGCCTGCGCCGGCGCAGCGGCGACATCCAACTGCTCCGCCCGGGCCAGACCGTCGCGGAACTCACCCAGCCCGGACAACCCGCCCAGCGGATCTCCCTGCCACGCCGCAGCCTCAAAGCCTGCCTCGCCGAAGAACTCCGCCGCCTCGACCCCGACGAAGTATTCGGCGAAACGGTTCGTAGTCTTGATATTTCCAAGATGCACCAGGAAGGCCGCATGATGTTGACAGGCAGTGCGGAGCCAGAACGCAACCGGGACCGGCTGTCACTGATCGCTGTCTGA
- the tkt gene encoding transketolase, whose translation MSTAHSTTGTEAATLTWTAVDQRAVDTSRVLAADAVEKVGNGHPGTAMSLAPAAYLLFQKLMRHDPKNPDWLGRDRFILSPGHSSLTLYIQLFLSGYGLELKDLQALRTWDSLTPGHPEYKHTAGVEITTGPLGQGLASSVGFAYSQRRMRGLFDADAPAGESPFDHTIWVIASDGDIQEGVTSEASSLAGHQELGNLVVIYDENHISIEDDTDIAFTEDVLKRYESYGWHTQRVDWTETGEYVEDVQELYSALLAAKAETSKPSIISLRTIIGYPAPKKQNTGKIHGSALGAEEVAGLKQVLGFDPAKSFEVDQDVLAHARSVVDRGAAAHQEWEESFNAWQAANPENAALLERIESKKLPVELDAVLPVFEAGKDVSTRAASGKVLSAIGPVMPELWGGSADLAESNNTTIEGSPSFIPASRSTESWKGNPYGRVLHFGIREHAAASIVNGIVLHGPTRAFSGTFLIFSDYQRPAIRLGALMGVPSIYVWSHDSIGLGEDGPTHQPVEQLSTLRAVPGLDVVRPGDANEVGVAWKTVLENHENPAGLILTRQNIPTYARGTGAAAGDTFGSSAGVAKGGYVLAEASKDGATVPAQVLLIATGSEVQLAVQAREALQAEGIATRVISMPCVEWFNKQDAAYRESVLPVAVKARVSVEAGLALGWKEFVGDAGRSISLEHFGASADYKRLFQEFGITAEAVAAAAKDSFAAAGN comes from the coding sequence ATGTCTACCGCACACAGCACCACAGGTACTGAAGCAGCAACTCTCACCTGGACGGCCGTTGACCAGCGCGCCGTGGACACGAGCCGCGTTTTGGCCGCTGACGCCGTCGAGAAGGTCGGCAACGGCCACCCCGGCACGGCCATGAGTCTTGCACCGGCCGCCTACCTTCTCTTCCAGAAGCTCATGCGTCACGACCCGAAGAACCCGGACTGGCTGGGACGTGACCGTTTCATCCTGTCACCCGGTCACTCCTCGCTGACCCTTTACATCCAGTTGTTCCTCTCCGGCTATGGCCTGGAACTGAAGGACCTGCAGGCCCTGCGCACCTGGGATTCCCTGACCCCGGGCCACCCGGAATACAAGCACACCGCCGGTGTGGAAATCACCACTGGCCCGCTGGGTCAGGGTCTGGCCTCCTCGGTGGGCTTCGCCTACTCGCAGCGCCGGATGCGCGGCCTGTTCGACGCCGATGCTCCGGCCGGCGAGAGCCCGTTCGACCACACCATCTGGGTCATTGCCTCCGACGGCGACATCCAGGAAGGCGTGACCTCCGAGGCTTCATCCCTGGCCGGGCACCAGGAACTGGGTAACCTCGTTGTTATCTACGATGAGAACCACATCTCCATCGAAGACGACACGGACATCGCCTTCACCGAAGACGTTCTCAAGCGCTACGAGTCTTACGGCTGGCACACCCAGCGCGTGGATTGGACCGAAACGGGCGAATACGTCGAAGACGTCCAGGAGCTCTATTCCGCGCTCCTGGCTGCGAAGGCCGAGACCTCCAAGCCCTCCATCATCTCGCTGCGCACCATCATCGGTTACCCGGCGCCCAAGAAGCAGAACACCGGCAAGATCCACGGTTCGGCCCTGGGTGCTGAGGAAGTTGCCGGCCTCAAGCAGGTCCTGGGCTTCGATCCGGCCAAGTCCTTTGAAGTTGACCAGGACGTCCTGGCCCACGCCCGCTCCGTCGTGGACCGCGGTGCCGCTGCCCACCAGGAATGGGAAGAGTCCTTCAACGCCTGGCAGGCAGCCAACCCCGAAAATGCGGCCTTGTTGGAGCGCATCGAGTCCAAGAAGCTTCCGGTCGAACTTGACGCCGTCCTGCCGGTCTTCGAAGCCGGCAAGGACGTCTCCACCCGCGCCGCGTCCGGCAAGGTTTTGAGCGCCATCGGCCCGGTAATGCCCGAACTCTGGGGCGGTTCGGCCGACCTCGCCGAGTCCAACAACACCACCATCGAAGGCTCGCCGTCGTTCATCCCGGCCTCCCGCTCCACGGAATCGTGGAAGGGAAACCCGTACGGCCGGGTGCTGCACTTCGGCATCCGAGAGCACGCCGCCGCGTCGATCGTGAACGGCATCGTCCTGCACGGACCCACCCGCGCGTTCTCCGGCACGTTCCTGATCTTCAGTGACTACCAGCGCCCGGCCATCCGGCTCGGCGCCCTCATGGGAGTCCCGTCCATCTATGTGTGGTCCCACGACTCCATCGGCCTGGGCGAAGACGGACCCACCCACCAGCCGGTCGAACAGCTCTCCACCCTGCGTGCAGTTCCGGGCCTGGACGTCGTTCGTCCAGGCGACGCCAACGAAGTGGGGGTCGCCTGGAAGACCGTGCTGGAGAACCACGAGAACCCGGCAGGCCTGATCCTGACCCGTCAGAACATCCCGACCTATGCCCGCGGCACCGGCGCAGCCGCGGGTGACACCTTCGGTTCCTCCGCCGGGGTGGCCAAGGGCGGCTACGTGCTGGCCGAGGCATCCAAGGACGGCGCAACCGTCCCGGCTCAGGTGCTGCTGATCGCCACCGGCTCCGAGGTCCAGCTGGCCGTCCAGGCCCGCGAAGCCCTCCAGGCCGAAGGCATCGCAACCCGCGTCATCTCCATGCCGTGCGTCGAGTGGTTCAACAAACAGGACGCCGCCTACCGCGAGTCCGTTCT
- a CDS encoding response regulator transcription factor family protein produces the protein MSTATNQPLKESTVPLPDLPWPLLQSVAALADAPLTQIAERLRQATLPYQASSALVIFTEDCTGRPQKKAGAEEIISRVSIAELDTLRATLSDDSPWYGEAELAGRTRSVLALKHASSRALLVLTDPRPADAENNTGLDWVTYLWSIVARRIQEKVADAPPSYLLESRAASAERIRVTAELTDLHSTTLETLLAALRSSSLDDAAARSAVTDLTAKALVGLRTLSDRTTDLVEEPVATSFERLREDLRPLTRFSGIDVEFIEPPLNGRALPGEVAHAARAIVRGLVLAMMEQPKVSRIRTQWDCDGENLLINVRDDGGGELSADAPSIGRLDRRVQALTGRLRVDVMPGWGADVFVTLPLDPPSRPAGDVAGWNLAARELEVLQRLAAGERNRTIAVTLGISENTVKFHVRNLFRKLDVGSRTEAIALAHSHGLR, from the coding sequence ATGAGCACAGCTACCAACCAGCCACTGAAAGAATCCACCGTGCCACTTCCAGACCTGCCGTGGCCGCTGTTGCAGAGCGTGGCAGCATTGGCAGATGCTCCCCTGACCCAGATAGCAGAGCGGTTACGTCAGGCAACGCTCCCCTATCAGGCAAGCAGCGCGCTGGTCATCTTCACCGAAGACTGCACCGGGCGGCCGCAGAAGAAGGCGGGCGCTGAGGAAATTATTTCGCGGGTTTCCATCGCCGAGCTGGACACGCTTCGCGCCACCCTTTCGGATGATTCACCCTGGTACGGGGAAGCCGAGCTCGCCGGCCGGACCCGCTCCGTACTCGCACTGAAACACGCCTCCAGCCGGGCCCTCCTCGTCCTCACGGATCCTCGCCCGGCCGATGCAGAGAACAACACCGGGCTGGACTGGGTGACGTATCTGTGGAGCATTGTTGCCCGGCGCATCCAGGAGAAAGTCGCCGACGCGCCGCCGTCGTACCTGCTGGAATCGCGGGCAGCGTCAGCTGAACGGATCCGCGTGACGGCGGAACTGACCGATCTGCACTCCACGACCCTCGAGACCCTCCTGGCAGCCCTGCGCTCATCCTCCTTGGACGATGCAGCGGCCCGCTCAGCCGTCACTGACCTCACCGCCAAGGCCCTGGTGGGGCTCCGCACCCTCAGCGACCGCACTACCGACTTGGTGGAAGAGCCCGTCGCCACGTCTTTCGAACGCCTGCGGGAGGACCTGCGACCGCTCACGCGCTTCAGCGGCATTGATGTCGAGTTCATCGAACCGCCGCTCAATGGCAGGGCCCTCCCCGGCGAAGTTGCCCACGCAGCACGGGCTATTGTCCGCGGACTTGTGCTGGCCATGATGGAACAGCCCAAAGTCAGCAGAATCCGGACGCAGTGGGACTGCGACGGCGAAAACCTGCTGATCAACGTACGCGACGACGGCGGCGGTGAACTCTCCGCCGACGCGCCGAGCATCGGCCGCCTGGACCGCCGGGTCCAGGCGCTCACCGGACGCCTGCGGGTCGACGTCATGCCAGGCTGGGGCGCAGACGTCTTCGTCACACTCCCCTTGGATCCGCCGTCGCGCCCGGCCGGGGATGTCGCCGGATGGAACCTTGCAGCCCGGGAACTCGAAGTGCTTCAGCGCCTGGCCGCTGGAGAACGCAACCGCACTATCGCCGTAACGCTGGGCATCAGCGAGAATACGGTCAAGTTCCACGTGCGGAACCTGTTCAGGAAGCTCGACGTCGGATCCCGCACAGAGGCCATCGCCCTGGCCCACAGTCACGGACTCCGGTGA
- the hxlA gene encoding 3-hexulose-6-phosphate synthase, with the protein MKLQVAMDVLTVEDALELAAKVAEYVDIIELGTPLIKAAGLSAVTAVKNAHPDKIVFADMKTMDAGELEADIAFKAGADLVTVLGTADDSTIAGAVKAAQAHNKGIVVDLIGVADKVSRAKEARALGAKFVEMHAGLDEQAQPGFDLNGLLRAGEEARVPFSVAGGVKLATIKAVQQAGADVAVAGGAIYGAADPALAAKELRAAIS; encoded by the coding sequence ATGAAACTTCAGGTTGCTATGGATGTCCTCACGGTCGAAGACGCTCTCGAACTGGCCGCCAAGGTCGCCGAGTACGTTGACATCATTGAGCTCGGCACCCCCCTGATCAAGGCTGCCGGTCTCTCGGCCGTCACCGCTGTCAAGAACGCGCACCCGGACAAGATTGTCTTCGCTGATATGAAGACCATGGATGCCGGCGAGCTTGAAGCCGACATCGCTTTCAAGGCCGGCGCTGACCTGGTCACCGTGCTCGGCACCGCTGACGATTCCACTATCGCCGGTGCGGTCAAGGCAGCCCAGGCGCACAACAAGGGCATCGTCGTTGACCTTATCGGTGTGGCGGACAAGGTCTCCCGCGCCAAGGAAGCCCGCGCCCTGGGTGCGAAGTTCGTTGAGATGCACGCTGGCCTGGACGAGCAGGCCCAGCCCGGTTTTGACCTGAACGGGCTGCTCCGCGCCGGTGAAGAGGCCCGCGTTCCGTTCTCCGTCGCCGGCGGCGTGAAGCTCGCCACCATCAAAGCCGTCCAGCAGGCCGGCGCCGATGTCGCCGTCGCCGGCGGCGCCATCTACGGCGCAGCCGACCCGGCTCTGGCAGCCAAGGAACTCCGCGCAGCCATCAGCTAA
- the zwf gene encoding glucose-6-phosphate dehydrogenase, whose protein sequence is MSVIHAEPKVRSGRNPLRDPRDRRLNRIAGPSSLVLFGVTGDLARKKLMPAVYDLSNRGLLPPSFALVGFARREWDNEDFAAEVKESVKAYARTPFDEAVWEQLSEGIRFVQGEFDDDDAFKRLSETIDELDEQRGTRGNHAFYLSVPPKAFELVCRQLSRHGLAQAEGDKWRRVVIEKPFGHDLASARQLNGIVESVFPPDAVFRIDHYLGKETVQNILALRFANQLFEPLWNANYVDHVQITMAEDIGTGGRAGYYDGVGAARDVIQNHLLQLLALTAMEEPISFNADDLRAEKEKVLAAVRLPEDLSTHSARGQFTGGWQGGEKVVGYLDEDGIPADSRTETFAAIRVDINTRRWSGVPFYLRAGKRLGRRVTEIAVVFKRAPNLLFTDHGEDDFGQNAVVIRVQPDEGATIRFGSKVPGTQMEVRDVTMDFGYGHSFTESSPEAYERLILDVLLGEPPLFPRHAEVELSWKILDPFEDYWASLNEQPEPYAPGSWGPASADELLARDGRTWRRP, encoded by the coding sequence ATGTCTGTTATTCACGCTGAACCGAAAGTCAGATCCGGGCGTAATCCGTTGCGGGATCCGCGGGATCGTCGTCTGAATCGTATTGCCGGGCCGTCCTCGCTTGTCCTTTTTGGGGTGACGGGTGATCTTGCCCGGAAGAAGCTGATGCCGGCGGTTTATGACCTTTCGAACCGGGGGTTGTTGCCGCCGAGTTTTGCGCTGGTCGGGTTTGCCCGGCGGGAGTGGGATAACGAGGATTTCGCCGCTGAGGTGAAGGAATCGGTGAAGGCCTACGCCCGGACCCCGTTTGATGAGGCGGTCTGGGAGCAGCTCTCGGAGGGTATCCGTTTTGTGCAGGGCGAGTTCGACGATGACGACGCGTTTAAGCGGCTTTCGGAGACGATCGATGAGCTCGATGAGCAGCGCGGGACGCGCGGGAACCACGCGTTTTATTTGTCCGTCCCGCCCAAGGCCTTTGAACTGGTCTGCCGTCAGCTTTCCAGGCACGGCCTGGCCCAGGCCGAGGGTGATAAGTGGCGGCGGGTGGTGATTGAGAAGCCGTTCGGGCATGACCTGGCCTCGGCCCGGCAGCTGAATGGGATTGTTGAGTCGGTGTTCCCGCCGGATGCGGTGTTCCGGATCGACCATTATCTGGGTAAGGAGACGGTCCAGAATATTTTGGCGCTGCGCTTCGCGAACCAGCTTTTCGAACCGCTGTGGAACGCGAATTACGTCGACCATGTTCAGATCACGATGGCCGAGGACATTGGTACCGGCGGCCGGGCGGGCTATTACGACGGGGTGGGCGCGGCCCGGGATGTCATCCAGAACCACCTGCTCCAGCTCCTGGCGCTGACCGCGATGGAGGAGCCCATCTCCTTTAACGCCGATGATCTGCGGGCGGAGAAGGAAAAGGTCCTGGCCGCGGTCCGGCTTCCGGAGGACCTCTCGACCCACTCCGCGCGGGGGCAGTTCACCGGCGGCTGGCAGGGTGGGGAAAAGGTGGTCGGGTACCTGGATGAGGACGGGATCCCGGCTGATTCCCGGACCGAGACGTTCGCCGCGATCCGGGTCGATATCAATACCCGGCGCTGGTCCGGGGTGCCGTTTTACCTGCGGGCCGGCAAACGGCTGGGCCGGCGCGTGACGGAGATCGCCGTGGTGTTCAAACGCGCCCCGAACCTGCTCTTCACCGACCACGGCGAGGATGACTTCGGCCAGAACGCCGTCGTGATCCGGGTCCAGCCCGATGAGGGCGCGACGATCCGGTTCGGGTCCAAGGTCCCTGGCACGCAGATGGAAGTCCGTGATGTGACGATGGACTTCGGCTACGGGCATTCCTTTACCGAATCCAGCCCCGAAGCGTATGAGCGGCTGATCCTCGATGTGCTCCTGGGCGAGCCGCCGCTGTTTCCCCGGCACGCCGAAGTCGAGCTGTCCTGGAAGATCCTGGACCCGTTCGAGGACTACTGGGCGTCCTTGAACGAACAGCCCGAACCCTACGCGCCCGGCAGCTGGGGTCCTGCCTCCGCCGATGAACTCCTTGCCCGTGACGGACGAACCTGGAGAAGGCCATGA
- the hxlB gene encoding 6-phospho-3-hexuloisomerase, which yields MSLTANEVRTVYSTTDDIVRNLSLVRDEIADTAAKIDEQEMAGLAGHLSQTGRVFVAGAGRSGLVLRMAAMRLMHLGMTVHVAGDTTTPAISSGDLLLVASGSGTTSGVVKSAETAAKAGARIAAFTTNPDSPLAGLADALVIIPAAQKTDHGSSVSRQYSGSLFEQVLFLATETIFQSLWDITDAPAEDLWLRHANLE from the coding sequence ATGAGTTTGACAGCAAATGAGGTGCGTACCGTGTACAGCACCACAGATGACATCGTCCGCAACCTGTCCCTCGTCAGGGATGAGATCGCGGATACCGCGGCCAAAATCGACGAGCAGGAGATGGCAGGCCTGGCCGGTCACCTCAGCCAGACAGGCCGGGTGTTCGTCGCCGGAGCAGGCCGCAGCGGTCTGGTGCTGAGAATGGCTGCCATGCGGCTGATGCACCTGGGCATGACCGTCCACGTCGCCGGTGATACCACCACTCCCGCAATCAGTTCCGGCGACCTGCTCCTGGTGGCCTCCGGATCGGGAACGACGTCGGGAGTGGTCAAGTCAGCGGAAACCGCAGCGAAGGCCGGAGCGCGCATTGCCGCGTTCACCACGAACCCGGATTCACCGCTCGCTGGACTCGCCGACGCGCTGGTGATCATTCCCGCCGCCCAGAAGACCGATCACGGCTCCAGCGTTTCCCGCCAGTACTCAGGGTCGTTGTTCGAGCAGGTACTTTTCCTCGCCACCGAGACCATCTTCCAGTCGCTGTGGGACATCACCGACGCACCGGCCGAAGACCTTTGGCTGCGGCACGCCAACCTCGAATAG